In Deinococcus irradiatisoli, the genomic stretch AGCCGTAGCTCGGCATGGATTAGCCTGATGCGTCCCTTCATCACTCCACTGTAGAAGTGCAGGAGTATTAACCTGCTGTCCATCGGCTGCGCCTTTCGGCCTCACCTTAGGTCCCGACTTTCCCTGGGCGGACGACCCTTCCCCAGGAACCCTTGTCCTTACGGCGGAGGAGATTCTCACTCCTCTTATCGTTACTCATACCGGCATCCGCACTTCTGGTCACTCCACCGTTCCTTCCGGTACGGCTTCACTGTTCGCAGAACGCTCCCCTACCAGACAGCCTGTAAACAGGCTGCATCCGCAGCTTCGGTACAATGCTTGAGCCCCGATCATTTTCGGCGCATCGTCACTCGACCAGTGAGCTATTACGCACTCTTTAAAGGGTGGCTGCTTCTAAGCCAACCTCCTGGCTGTCAGTGCGACGACACATCCTTATCCACTGAGCATTGATTTAGGGACCTTAGCTGGCGGTCTGGGTTGTTTCCCTCTCGGCTACGGAAGTTAGCTCTCGCAGCCTCACTCCCCCATTTGGACGCACGCCCCTTCGGAGTTTGATAAGGGTTGGTAGGCTGGTAGGCCCCCGAGCCTTGTCAGTGCTCTACAGGACGTGGTGAACATGGGAGGCTGTACCTCAATACATTTCGGGGAGAACTAGCTATCTCCAGGTTCGGTTAGCTTTTCACTCCTATACACAACTCATCCGAGACTGTTTCAGCAGGCACCGGTTCGGTCCTCCACTCCCTTTCACGGGAGTTTCAACCTGGTCATGCATAGCTCACCTGGTTTCGAGTCTAGCCCCACAGACTAAAGTCGCCCTATTCGGACTCGCTTTCGCTCCGCCTTCGACTATCGTCTTAAGCTTGCCTGTGAGGTCTAAGTCGCCGGTTCATGCTTCAATAGGCACACCACCACACGCGTAAGGTGCGGTGATTGCTTGTAAGTCCATGGTTTCAGGTTCTATTTCACTCCCCTTCCGGGGTTCTTTTCACCGTTCCCTCACGGTACTATGCGCTATCGGTCACTGGGAGTATTGAGCCTTACGCGGTGGTCCGCGTGGATTCAGTCATCGTTTCACGGACAACGACCTACTCAGGTGTCACATCAGCCGTCATTGCTTTCCCCTACAGGACTGTCACCTTCTGTGGTCCGCGCTTCCAAGCGGTTCGGGTAGCAAATCTGGTCTTAAACAGTGATCCTACAACCCCAGAGCGTAAACGCTCTGGTTTGGGCTCCTCCGTGTTCGCTCGCCGCTACTAACGGAATCGATTTCTCTTTCTTTTCCTTCAGGTACTGAGATGTTTCAGTTCCCTGAGTTCCCATCTCTTTCGAGATACGTGGTGTTCACACCACGTGGGTTTCCCCATTCGGAGATCCAAGAGTCAACGCGTATCTCCAGCTCGTCTTGGCTTATCGCAGGTAATCGCGTCCTTCGTCGGCTCCAGTGCCAGGGCATCCACCATGGACCCTTACTATCTTGACCTTCGCTTATTTCATCCATCTGCTCTCAAGAGCAGAATGTCTGTTCTTTACTCGCGTCATCAGTGTTGTCATGCAGCCCGCCTCGTTTGAGGCTCAGAAATAATACATACCCTTCCTGAACTTGTCAACCCCCACGGCTTGGTCTTCCTTGGACACTTGGGCGCTGGCGAAAAAACCTCTCCTGGCGCGAGGTAATGAAAACATCTTCTCCAGTGAACTGAGGCCAGGCGCTATCACCGATGCACGGTGTCTGGGTTGTCTTATCGCCAATCTCGGTAGCGACCAGAGACCGGCACACTCGGACCTGCTGGTCAGGATCGTTATGACTGGCCTTTCCAACGCAGCGGTTGAAACGTGCAGGAGCGGGAGAGCTAAGTTCGTTTCAGCTCTGGCTTCTCCCGACAAGGAAAGACTGCTACAGAAGGAGAGCCGCAGTCCCAGCTCCTTAGGGTTGAGCGCAGAGGACAATACCTGCATTTCGACCGCATCCGCCGGTCCTGAGCCAGCGAAAAGCGGCGTCGCCAGGAAGTGTCCCCGGCGACGCCTTTACAGTTCTGGTGATTCGAGCGTGACTACCCGAACTGGCGGTTCAGATCATATCTCTTACCGTTCGAGCAAGATGGTCTGCTGCACCTTGAGGCCCTGCGAGAGGGCGTCCCTGGCGTGCTGGCGGGCCGCGTCGAGGTCGTGATCTCGGTAGTTGCCGCATTCCAACTCGCTGACGCCGGGAATCGGCCGGTCGTGGGCGGCCACGTCGCTCAGGGCCGACTCGAAGGCCTGCAAGACGCCCGCTTCGTCGGGTTCGCCGATCACGGCCATATACATGCCGGTGCGGCAGCCCATCGGCGACACGTCCACCACATGTTCGAGGTGATCGCGCAGATAACCGGCCAGCAGATGCTCCAGGGTATGAATCGCCGCCGGCTCGATGGCCCCCGCATTCGGCTGCAACAAACGCAGATCGTACTTGCTGATCGCGTCGCCGTGGGGGGTGCGCTTGAGGCCGGCCAGACGGACATACGGCGCGTGGACTTTGGTGTGGTCGAGATCGAACGATTCAACATTGGCCATGCTCCGTATTGTGCGCCGCGGGGCCGGCGAGATGCCTTCCCGGCTTACACAAATCGGCCTTCACCTCGCCCGGCGACCCGGCAAGCTAGACTCCGGAGCGTGTCTTCTTCTTCTCCTTCCGGCAGCCGCCTGCTGCGCTCGGCCCCTCAGGTGCCGGCCTGGTTGCCGCTGCTGATCGCCGCCCTGCTCATCGCCGCCGATCAACTGCTCAAAAGCTGGGCGCTCAGCCACCTTCAGGTCGAAGCCGCGCCCACACCGTTTATTCCCGGCGTGGTGAGCTGGCTGCTGACCTTCAATACCGGTGCGGCCTGGAGCCTGTTCTCCGGCTCGGCGCTGCCACTGGCCTTGGGGCGCTTGCTGGTGGGCCTGGGCATCCTGGCGTACCTGATTCGCCAGCCCCAGACCCCGGCCCTCAGCGTGGTACTGGCGATGATTTCTGCCGGGGCCATTGGCAACGCCATAGACGGTTTCCGGTTCGGCAAGGTTACCGACATGATCTATTCGCCGGCCCTGAGCGCCGTGACGCGGGCGATCAAGGCCGGCGACTTCCCCATCTTCAACATCGCCGATTCGTGCGTGGTGGTGGGCACGGTGCTGCTGATATTGCTGAGCATCCGCAGCAGCAAATAGCGGCAACCAACAAAAGCAACTGGCCTCCTCGGAACTTCTCCGGGGAGGCCAGTACACCGCTGACGTGCTCTTCAGGCGGCGTAAGCGTTTTTCATGCATTTGGTGCACACGCGCAGGCGCACACCCACGCCGCCCTTGTTGATGACGACGCGCTGGAGGTTGGGGAGCTGACGGGTTTTACTGATACCAGTGGTCTTGCGGCCCACGCCGCCTGCCGCCCGCGCCTTACCACGGCGGGTCACCGAGTTGACAACAATCGGTCCCTTACCGCACAGTTCACACACTTTAGCCATAATCAAAACTCCTTGTTCAGCCCGGCCCTTCGGCGGGCAAGCCTTGAAAGTGTAGCACAGCGCCGCCGAGAAGAAAAAGAGGGTGGGCGCTGTGAACCGGACCGCCGCCAGCCGCTGACCATGAAAAAGCCCGGCGCGTGGCCGGGCAGAGAAAGGAAAAGCTGCTTAGCGCAGAACGTTGAGGGCCTTGAGGATGGCGATCAGGATTACCGAACCGACCACACCCCAAACGATGCTCCAGAAGCTGAAGCCGTTGCCGGCCGCCGTCGCGCCGCCGATGTTGAGCAGACCGGCGAAGATCCACTGGGCCAGCAGGGCACCGACGATCCCGATCAGAATGTTGGCGATGGCCCCTTGCTGGGCATTGGTATTCATAATCATGCTGGCGAGCCAGCCGCACAAAGCACCTACCAGAATCGTAATGATCCAACTCATAGTCTTGCCTCCTTGAAGGTGGGAAACAACTGAAGTGATTTCGGCTTGTTGTGCACGCTGAGTGCGCCGCTTTCGTTGTGGTTTGAGCATGCGGCTCTGACCAGGGCGTCAGTGTAATCCTAGCTACCTTTTGAAGGCTGCTTGAAGGTGAACTAAGCAGCTCATCAAGTTCTCGTCAAGCAAAGTGAGGAAAAGGGCCTCGAAGCTGACGTGAAGCTGAAAAACGGCGTTTAAGCGGACTTGTCTTACTCTTCACTTGAGTGCCCAGCGGCGGCGCGTGTAGCATGGCCTGAGCTGCCGTTACGTGCGGGCTGCGGTCGCCGGGCAGACACTCCCGGACCGGAGTTGCTGAGAAGGAACGTGCGGACACGGAGGGACGTTATGCCTGGAATCATCGACGCTTACCGCAGTTTTCTGCCGGTCACCGACAAGACGCCTGCCCTGACGCTGCACGAGGGCGCCACACCCTTGATCGAGGCCAGCAAGCTCAGCCGCGAACTGGGCATTGAGCTGCACCTGAAATTCGAGGGCCTCAACCCCACCGGCTCGTTCAAGGACCGCGGCATGGTGATGGCCGTCGCCAAAGCCTACGAAGACGGAGCACGCAGCGTGATCTGCGCCAGCACCGGCAACACCAGCGCCGCCGCCGCCGCCTACGCCGCGCGCATGAACATGGCCTGCTACGTGCTGATTCCCGACGGGCGCATCTCGCTGGGCAAGCTTGCCCAGGCGGTGATGTACGGCGCCAAGATCATCGCCATCGACGGCAATTTCGACAAGGCCCTGGACCTGGTGCGCGAGATCTCGGTGAGCGAGGGCATCGCGCTGGTCAACAGCGTCAATCCCTACCGCCTCGAAGGCCAGAAAACCGCCGCCTTCGAGGTGGTGGATACGCTCGGCAAGGCGCCGGACATCCTGTGCCTGCCGGTGGGCAACGCGGGCAACATCAGCGCGTACTGGAAGGGCTTTCGCGAGTACCGCTCGCATGGCCGCATGGACGCCCTGCCGCGCATGTGGGGCATTCAGGCGGCGGGCGCCGCGCCGCTGGCCCGTGGGCTGGACCGGGTGGACGAACCCGAGACGCTGGCGACCGCCATTCGCATCGGCGCGCCGGCCAGTGCCCACCTGGCCCGCGCCGCCGTTACCGAGAGCGCCGGTCTGTTCGACATGGTGACTGACGACGAGATTCTGGAGGCCTACCGCAAGGTGGCCCAGGACGGGGTATTCTGCGAACCGGCCAGCGCCGCGCCGATCGCCGGGCTGATCAAGCTGCACGCGGCGGGCAAGCTGCCGGCGGGCGCGCAGGTGGTGGCGGTCCTGACCGGCAACGGCCTGAAAGACCCCAACATTGCCCTGCAAGCCGTCAACATGCAGCCGACCCAGGCCCGCGCCGACCTCGACTCGGTGCTTGCGGCCCTGCGTTGATGAGTTCACGGCTCCCCGCCTTTCCCGCCTTCGAGGTGCGCTCTCCGGCCAGCAGCGCCAACCTCGGCCCCGGTTTCGACAGCCTGGGCCTGAGCGTGCCGCTCTACACCACCCTGCGGGTGACGTCGCAGGAGCGCACCGAGATCGTACCGCTCGGCCCCGACCTCGCCGGCACGCCCGCCGACGAGAGCAACTACGTGTATCAGGCGATGCGCCTGAGCGCCCGGCGGGCCGGACAGGCGCTCCCACCGGCCCGCATCGAGATCGAGACCGAAGTGCCGCTGGCCCGCGGCCTGGGCAGCAGCGCGGCGGCCCTGGTAGCGGGCATCGTGGCCGGCAACGAGTTGCTGGGCCGCCCGCTCGACAGCGCCACCCTGCTCGACGTGGCCGCCCGCGAGGAAGGGCACCCCGACAACGTGGCCCCGGCGCTTTACGGCGGCATCGTGGTGGCAACGCTCGACAAGCTCGGCACCCACCACGTCCGGCTCGATCCGCCGGCCCACCTGGGCGTCACGGTGCTGATTCCCGATTTCGAACTCAGCACCAGCAAGGCCCGCGCCGTGCTGCCCACCGAATACTCGCGCGCCGACGCCGTACACGCCCTGTCGCACTCGGCGCTGCTGGCCGCCGCGCTGGCCACCGGGCGCCTAGACCTCCTTCAACACGCCATGCAGGACTACATTCACCAGATCTGGCGCGCGCCGCTAGTGCCGGGCCTCAGCGACATTCTGGAAAGCGCCTACCAGCACGGCGCTCTGGGCGCAGCGCTCTCCGGGGCCGGTCCCACCGTGCTGTGCTTTCACGACACCCGCACCAGCACCGCCCCGCTGCACGCCTTTCTCGGCAGCGTGATGCAGCGTAACGGGCTGGAAGGCCGCATTCTCGATCTGCCGATCGACACGCGCGGCACACTGGTCCGGTCACTTTAGTCCAGCTGTTCCAGCCGCACGCGCGTGTTGTGGAAGGTGCTGCCGCCGCCCAGATCGGTGAGCGTCTGGGCGGTCACGGCGTTGATGCTCTCGCCGTCGGGGGCGCTCAAACCCCACCAGCTGCCCTCCACCACCACCACGCCCGGCTGAACTTCCTCGGTGACGCGGACCCGGCGCACCGTGCGGCCCACCTCGCTGACGATGCGTGCCGGTTGCCCGCTGACGAAGTGGCCCGCATCCGCCGGATGCACCAGCACGTGCGGCTCGCCGCCCTCGGCTTTGATGAGATTGGGCAGCATGCCGTAGGTGCTGTTGAGGAAATGGTGCGCCGGGGGCGTCAGCAGCCGCAAAGGATACTCGGGCGTCAGGTAGGCCTGCGCTTCGCGGAACACCGGCGCGGGCGTAAACATCACCTTGCCGCTGGGCGTCGGGGCACCGTGCGCGTAGGGCAACCAGTCCTCCGGCAAGTTCAGCGGCAGCGTGCCCGCCGCCTTGAGCGCCTGCGGCGTGACGCCTTCCAGAAACGGGTGGTCGGTGTTCAGCACTTCCTCCAGCAGTTCATCCACCGACCAGTACAGCGAAGGTTCCTCCAGGCCCAGCCGCCGGCCCAGCTCCTGAAAGACCCAGGTGTTGGGCCGGGTTTCTCCGGGCGCCTCCAGTTCCGCCGGGTTGTACCCCAGCCAGGTATGACCGTAGCTGGTGTAGATGTCGGAGTGCTCCATGAAGGTGGTGGCGGGCAGCACGTAATCGGCCAGTCGGGCCGTTTCGGTCATGGCCTGCTCCAGGACCACCACCAGCAGGTCTTCGCGCTCCAGGCCGGCGCGCACCCGCACCGAATCCGGAGCCACCACCGCCGGGTTGCAGTTGTAAATGAAGGCCGCCTCGAAGCCGCTTTCCGGCGTGAGCGCCTCGGCGAGTTCGTTCATGTTGACGTGCCGGATGCCCGGGCGGATCAGGTGCGCCGCGCCCAGCCGAGAGCGGTGGAGGTGAAAGGTGCCGGACATGCTGAGGGTGCAGCCGCCGCCGCGCCGCCGCCAGTCGCCGGTCAGCGCCGGCAGCAGCGTCACGGCCCGCAGCGCGGTGCCGCCGTGCTCGTGGCGGGTCATGCCGTAGCCGACCTTGATGTAGGTGGGGCCGTGCTCGCCCAGAGCGCGGGCCAGGTCGGCCACCTCGTCCACGCTCAGGCCGGTCGCTTCGGCGGTGCGCTCCAGCGTCCAGGCGGCGGCCTCGGCGAGAAATTCCTCGAAGCCCTGGGTCGCTTCGCGGATGTAGCTCTCGTCGGTCCAGCCGCGCTCGATGAGTTCGCGCGCCACGCCCAGCGCCAGCGCCGTATCGGAGCCGGGGCGCAGCTTGAGGTGGGTATCGGCGTAGCGGCCGGTCTTGTTGAGGTAGGGATCGATGTGGATGATCCGCGCGCCGTTCTTGCGCGCCTGGGTCATGAAGGGCGTCAGGTGGCTGTGGGTCGACAGGCTGTTGATGCCCCACAGCACGATGGTGCGGGCGTGCGGCACGTCTTCGAGCCGCACGCCGTAGCGCGGGCCGTAGCCCAGCGTCCAGGCCTCGGTGCCAGCCGTGGCGCAAATGGTCTCGTCGAGTTCCGGAGCCCCCAGTGCCCGGAAGAAGGCGTGGACGTGGGTGCCTTCCATCAGGCCCATCGTGCCGGCGTAGTTGTAGCGCAGGATGCCCTGCGGTCCGCGCCGGGCGAGTACGCCGCGCAGGTAATCGGCGATCTCGTCGAGGGCCTGCTCCCAGCTGACCCGCACCAGTTCGCCACCCACACGCTTCATGGGGTACAGCGGACGCTCGGGGTGGTTCTGACGGGCCGGATAGTGCACCGTCTTGGCGCAGGCGAAGCCCTTGGTAATGGGGTGACCCGCGTCGCCGGTCACCTTGACGGCCTTCTCGCGTCCGTCCTCGCCGCGCTGCAAGGTGATGTGCAGCCGACAGGCGTCGGGGCAGTCCAGAGGGCAGGTGAGCAGCACGGTGCGGGTCGGCAGCAAAGCGGTCATACCGTGAGTCTACGCTGCGCCGCCGGGGCGGGGTTCAAGCCGGATCGGGCGGCGCCGTGTCGCCTCGCACCGCCGCGCGCTCCACCCCGCCGAAGACCGTCCCGAGCAAAGCTCCACGCTCCCGCAGGGCCAGCTGAAAGGCCGCGGCGTCGTTGGCCGGGCTGGGCGGCAGGGTCTTGGGCTGACCGGCCTTGGTGCCGACCTGGCCGCCGAAGCGCCGCACCCGGAACATGCCGGGATGCTCCTCGAACACCGCGAACACCTCGGGCGGCTGGGCCGCCAGGTGCACGGCGTAGAGGCGCTCCTGCTCCAGCTGGGCGTGGGTGGCCGCCTCGCCGAGCCGGGTCAGCAGGCGGTCGATCAGCGCGAAGACGCGCGCGGCGTAGGCATCCACCTCCGAACGCGGCGGCAGGTACCCGCGGTGAATCACCCGGTTGCGAAAGTCGCTGCCGAGCGCCTGGGGCGTCAGGAAATCCGGCGCCTGCCCCTCGCGCCAGAGGTAGGCAAGCGAGAAGGCCCCGAGCTGACGCTCGCTCTGCGCGGCCATCAGCTTCCAGACCTGCTCCAGCTGGGCCGAGACCTCGCCGAAGTCCTCGCCCTGCCCGGCGGCGCGCTCCAGGGTGGCGGCGCGGGTGTAGAACTCGAAGAAGCGCTCCAGGCTGCCGGCAAAACTCGCCACCGCTTCGCGGGCGTAACCGTCCATCAGGGCGCGGGTGCCCAGATCGAACAGCACCTCGAACTTGTGCTTGCGCAGGTAGACGCTGAACGCCGAGCCGCAGTGCGGGCAGGTCAGTTCGTGAATCCCGGAGTCGCTGTACTCGGCGCGCACTTGGCGGCGGCAACGCGGACAGGTGGTAGGAAAGTGCATGGTCTGATGCTCAGCGCGGCAACGCCTGGCCGGGCCGGGTGATCACATACGCCAGTCCGCCGGAGTGCGACAGCCACAACCGCTCGAAAGCGGCGCGCGGATAGCTGCGCCGCACGCCGGCGTCGCTGGGCGCGGCCGGGTCGTTGAGCAGCGGGTTGCCCTGAGCGTCAAAGCCGATCAGCACCATCAGGTGACCGCCACTGCTGAGCACCGCCACGCCGGGCAGTTCGCCCGGCTTCCAGCCGAGGCTGACGCCCAGCGGAATGCCG encodes the following:
- a CDS encoding S-ribosylhomocysteine lyase, translated to MANVESFDLDHTKVHAPYVRLAGLKRTPHGDAISKYDLRLLQPNAGAIEPAAIHTLEHLLAGYLRDHLEHVVDVSPMGCRTGMYMAVIGEPDEAGVLQAFESALSDVAAHDRPIPGVSELECGNYRDHDLDAARQHARDALSQGLKVQQTILLER
- the lspA gene encoding signal peptidase II, which gives rise to MSSSSPSGSRLLRSAPQVPAWLPLLIAALLIAADQLLKSWALSHLQVEAAPTPFIPGVVSWLLTFNTGAAWSLFSGSALPLALGRLLVGLGILAYLIRQPQTPALSVVLAMISAGAIGNAIDGFRFGKVTDMIYSPALSAVTRAIKAGDFPIFNIADSCVVVGTVLLILLSIRSSK
- the rpmB gene encoding 50S ribosomal protein L28, which gives rise to MAKVCELCGKGPIVVNSVTRRGKARAAGGVGRKTTGISKTRQLPNLQRVVINKGGVGVRLRVCTKCMKNAYAA
- a CDS encoding GlsB/YeaQ/YmgE family stress response membrane protein; protein product: MSWIITILVGALCGWLASMIMNTNAQQGAIANILIGIVGALLAQWIFAGLLNIGGATAAGNGFSFWSIVWGVVGSVILIAILKALNVLR
- the thrC gene encoding threonine synthase; translation: MPGIIDAYRSFLPVTDKTPALTLHEGATPLIEASKLSRELGIELHLKFEGLNPTGSFKDRGMVMAVAKAYEDGARSVICASTGNTSAAAAAYAARMNMACYVLIPDGRISLGKLAQAVMYGAKIIAIDGNFDKALDLVREISVSEGIALVNSVNPYRLEGQKTAAFEVVDTLGKAPDILCLPVGNAGNISAYWKGFREYRSHGRMDALPRMWGIQAAGAAPLARGLDRVDEPETLATAIRIGAPASAHLARAAVTESAGLFDMVTDDEILEAYRKVAQDGVFCEPASAAPIAGLIKLHAAGKLPAGAQVVAVLTGNGLKDPNIALQAVNMQPTQARADLDSVLAALR
- the thrB gene encoding homoserine kinase, which codes for MSSRLPAFPAFEVRSPASSANLGPGFDSLGLSVPLYTTLRVTSQERTEIVPLGPDLAGTPADESNYVYQAMRLSARRAGQALPPARIEIETEVPLARGLGSSAAALVAGIVAGNELLGRPLDSATLLDVAAREEGHPDNVAPALYGGIVVATLDKLGTHHVRLDPPAHLGVTVLIPDFELSTSKARAVLPTEYSRADAVHALSHSALLAAALATGRLDLLQHAMQDYIHQIWRAPLVPGLSDILESAYQHGALGAALSGAGPTVLCFHDTRTSTAPLHAFLGSVMQRNGLEGRILDLPIDTRGTLVRSL
- a CDS encoding molybdopterin-dependent oxidoreductase, whose translation is MTALLPTRTVLLTCPLDCPDACRLHITLQRGEDGREKAVKVTGDAGHPITKGFACAKTVHYPARQNHPERPLYPMKRVGGELVRVSWEQALDEIADYLRGVLARRGPQGILRYNYAGTMGLMEGTHVHAFFRALGAPELDETICATAGTEAWTLGYGPRYGVRLEDVPHARTIVLWGINSLSTHSHLTPFMTQARKNGARIIHIDPYLNKTGRYADTHLKLRPGSDTALALGVARELIERGWTDESYIREATQGFEEFLAEAAAWTLERTAEATGLSVDEVADLARALGEHGPTYIKVGYGMTRHEHGGTALRAVTLLPALTGDWRRRGGGCTLSMSGTFHLHRSRLGAAHLIRPGIRHVNMNELAEALTPESGFEAAFIYNCNPAVVAPDSVRVRAGLEREDLLVVVLEQAMTETARLADYVLPATTFMEHSDIYTSYGHTWLGYNPAELEAPGETRPNTWVFQELGRRLGLEEPSLYWSVDELLEEVLNTDHPFLEGVTPQALKAAGTLPLNLPEDWLPYAHGAPTPSGKVMFTPAPVFREAQAYLTPEYPLRLLTPPAHHFLNSTYGMLPNLIKAEGGEPHVLVHPADAGHFVSGQPARIVSEVGRTVRRVRVTEEVQPGVVVVEGSWWGLSAPDGESINAVTAQTLTDLGGGSTFHNTRVRLEQLD
- a CDS encoding zinc-ribbon domain-containing protein is translated as MHFPTTCPRCRRQVRAEYSDSGIHELTCPHCGSAFSVYLRKHKFEVLFDLGTRALMDGYAREAVASFAGSLERFFEFYTRAATLERAAGQGEDFGEVSAQLEQVWKLMAAQSERQLGAFSLAYLWREGQAPDFLTPQALGSDFRNRVIHRGYLPPRSEVDAYAARVFALIDRLLTRLGEAATHAQLEQERLYAVHLAAQPPEVFAVFEEHPGMFRVRRFGGQVGTKAGQPKTLPPSPANDAAAFQLALRERGALLGTVFGGVERAAVRGDTAPPDPA